A genomic stretch from Fusibacter sp. A1 includes:
- a CDS encoding transposase gives MPRVARARSDTGMYHILVESNPEELLFGDNEDRYFFLERLYEKRVKYQFKILAYCLMDKAYHLVIHEHKSQLSTIMKSLNVSYASFMHKKYGKQGSFFKDRYQSECLMDVADTLDCIAHVHLQPIELHLVNRLDQYQWSSYGEYIADGESQLIDKHMIFSLYGLTDEEAISEFEKSHHRQHREYLKHETVIPKRYPNLIEARELINQLLDDYDVTLEILQQATFDRQREKIIHSLRELTSLSINDISHELGIKRSQVMHALYHK, from the coding sequence GTGCCAAGAGTTGCTAGAGCAAGAAGCGATACGGGAATGTACCATATACTTGTCGAATCAAATCCGGAGGAACTGCTGTTTGGCGACAACGAGGACCGCTACTTCTTTTTGGAGAGACTCTATGAGAAGCGAGTCAAATACCAGTTCAAGATCCTCGCTTACTGCCTGATGGATAAGGCCTATCATTTGGTGATTCATGAACATAAAAGTCAACTCTCGACAATCATGAAAAGTTTAAATGTAAGCTACGCCTCGTTCATGCATAAGAAATATGGCAAACAGGGTTCTTTTTTCAAGGACAGGTATCAAAGCGAATGTCTGATGGATGTCGCCGATACACTAGACTGTATCGCACATGTCCACCTGCAGCCGATTGAACTCCACCTGGTGAACCGGTTGGATCAGTACCAGTGGAGCAGTTATGGTGAATATATCGCTGACGGAGAAAGCCAGCTGATCGACAAACACATGATTTTCTCACTGTATGGACTTACAGATGAAGAGGCGATCAGTGAATTTGAGAAAAGCCATCATAGGCAGCACCGTGAGTACCTGAAACACGAGACCGTCATACCCAAGCGCTACCCTAATTTGATTGAGGCGCGCGAACTGATCAACCAGCTCCTGGATGATTACGACGTGACGCTTGAGATTTTGCAGCAGGCAACGTTTGACAGGCAACGTGAAAAGATCATCCATTCATTAAGGGAACTTACCTCGCTCTCGATCAACGACATCAGCCATGAGCTTGGAATCAAGCGGAGCCAAGTGATGCATGCCTTATATCATAAATAA
- the rpsF gene encoding 30S ribosomal protein S6, translating to MRKYETIFVLKPNLEEAARNALIEKFVGIINNDGEVVKVDEWGNRRLAYEIQKLREGYYVFVDFKANTSLPLELERNYKIADDVIRFIVINREEK from the coding sequence ATGAGAAAGTATGAAACTATATTCGTACTCAAACCTAATTTGGAAGAAGCGGCACGTAATGCGTTGATCGAAAAATTCGTCGGAATCATCAATAATGATGGTGAAGTCGTTAAGGTTGATGAGTGGGGTAACAGACGTCTTGCTTATGAAATCCAAAAACTACGTGAAGGTTATTACGTATTTGTTGACTTCAAAGCAAACACTAGCTTACCACTTGAACTTGAGCGTAACTACAAAATTGCTGACGACGTAATCAGATTTATCGTAATCAACAGAGAAGAGAAATAA
- a CDS encoding single-stranded DNA-binding protein, which produces MNSVALIGRLTKDPELRFISGSGMAVAQFTLAVDKNLSRDKKQQFEQQGKPTADFIRIVVWGKQAENCANYLEKGRRVAIQGSIQVSSYKSNSGETRYTTDVVASNVEFIDWGDKKPQGASQQQQKPAGNFQAFDDDFANDFKAIEDDDDIPF; this is translated from the coding sequence GTGAATAGTGTTGCATTGATCGGTAGGCTAACTAAAGATCCGGAACTTCGTTTCATATCAGGTTCAGGTATGGCTGTTGCCCAGTTTACTTTAGCGGTAGATAAGAACCTGTCAAGAGATAAGAAGCAACAGTTTGAACAGCAAGGAAAACCTACTGCGGACTTTATTAGAATCGTAGTTTGGGGCAAACAAGCTGAGAACTGTGCGAACTACTTGGAAAAAGGAAGACGTGTTGCAATTCAAGGTTCGATTCAAGTATCTAGTTACAAATCCAATTCGGGTGAGACAAGATACACGACGGATGTTGTTGCAAGTAACGTTGAGTTCATCGATTGGGGCGACAAAAAACCTCAAGGTGCTTCACAACAACAACAAAAACCAGCAGGTAATTTCCAAGCTTTTGATGATGATTTCGCCAATGATTTCAAGGCGATTGAAGATGATGATGATATTCCATTCTAG
- the rpsR gene encoding 30S ribosomal protein S18: MAFKRRRRKKVCHFCQDKIDFIDYKDTGKLNRYLTDRGKVLPRRVTGTCAKHQRALTVAIKRARIVALLPFVKE, encoded by the coding sequence ATGGCTTTTAAGAGACGTAGAAGAAAAAAAGTATGTCATTTCTGCCAGGACAAAATCGATTTCATCGATTACAAAGATACTGGTAAGTTAAATAGATACTTAACAGACAGAGGTAAAGTTTTGCCAAGACGTGTTACTGGTACTTGCGCTAAACACCAAAGAGCATTGACTGTTGCAATCAAACGTGCAAGAATCGTTGCTTTATTACCTTTCGTAAAAGAATAG
- a CDS encoding DUF2232 domain-containing protein: MDKKLKVQSAVLDMTILVITLGTFSFITIQYNILALLTIVFPLAFGLYAYKHDIRFSILSIFIVSLVLALLPDWMWLNILLIAGPIGVVIGYVTKRKLNHGKSTMIIVGSSIALSAIWYFVISEFVLQMDLLTLVKEYVMAMPVPPELLESFSEAQTDTFMNIELEAKQLLLMVLPSLVLGAMALYSLLNFVLLDYVLNKLRKETNALPPLYEMRLPDNIIMGTTIVLVLTLIAAQVISVDSLSLMVNVMYIVMLTFTMQGLAVLSFYLKKLKLVGIIQLPILIIGLVIFQFVGLSLMGWLDAIFDLRQLKKKNVGGV; this comes from the coding sequence TTGGATAAAAAACTTAAAGTTCAGTCAGCAGTGCTCGATATGACGATTCTAGTCATTACCCTAGGCACTTTTTCATTTATTACCATACAATATAATATCTTGGCATTATTGACGATTGTTTTTCCGCTTGCATTCGGACTATACGCCTATAAACACGACATCCGATTCAGCATTTTGAGTATTTTTATCGTCAGCCTGGTTTTGGCTTTACTGCCTGACTGGATGTGGCTAAACATACTGCTGATCGCTGGTCCCATAGGTGTTGTAATAGGCTATGTGACAAAGAGAAAGCTTAACCATGGAAAATCGACGATGATCATCGTCGGTTCATCGATTGCGCTTTCTGCCATCTGGTATTTTGTGATAAGTGAGTTCGTTTTACAAATGGACTTGCTTACGTTAGTTAAAGAGTATGTTATGGCCATGCCTGTGCCACCGGAACTGCTTGAAAGTTTTTCCGAGGCGCAGACAGACACCTTTATGAATATTGAATTAGAAGCGAAACAGCTCTTGCTTATGGTATTGCCTTCGCTTGTACTTGGAGCGATGGCTCTTTACAGTCTGCTGAATTTTGTGCTTCTTGATTATGTCCTCAATAAGCTTAGAAAAGAGACAAACGCCCTGCCGCCCCTCTATGAGATGCGTCTGCCGGACAATATCATCATGGGGACCACTATCGTATTGGTCTTAACGCTCATTGCAGCCCAGGTGATAAGCGTAGACAGCCTGAGCCTTATGGTCAATGTCATGTATATCGTCATGTTGACATTCACAATGCAGGGACTAGCTGTACTTTCGTTCTACTTGAAGAAGCTAAAGCTTGTAGGTATCATCCAGTTGCCGATTTTGATCATCGGACTGGTTATCTTTCAATTTGTCGGACTTAGTCTGATGGGATGGCTTGACGCTATCTTTGACCTAAGGCAACTAAAGAAAAAAAACGTAGGTGGCGTATGA